DNA from Solanum stenotomum isolate F172 chromosome 3, ASM1918654v1, whole genome shotgun sequence:
ACCTTTGTTGATCCATTCAAAAAACAATGCTGGAGAAACATTTCTTCATGTTGCCATTAGTGGTTTCCAAACGCCTTATTTCCGCAGATTGGACCATCAAATCGATCTCATGAAGCAATTAGTTTGTGGAAAAATTCCCAATGTTGAAGAGATTGTTAATGCTGAAAACAATGACGGTAGAACTGCTCTTCATTTGGCTGTCATTGGAAATATTCATTCTGAACTTGTGGAGTTACTTATGACTGTCCGATATATTAATGTCAATACTCGTGATAAGGATGGAATGACACCACTTGATATCCTGAAGCAACGGCCACGTTCTGCTTCATCAGAGCTACTTACAAAGCAGTTGATATCTGCAGGGGGGATTTTCAGTCATCACGATTATTCTGCAAGAAGAGTTGTTGCATCCCATTTAAAGATGCAAAATATAAATAGCAGTCCTGGAACTTCTTTTAGAATCTCGGACACTGAAATATTCTTATATACGGGCATTGAACATGCATCAGATGGCAGTAGAAATGCTGAGCTGAGTCATCCCTGCACGAGTCCTGATACCTTTTGTTCTACAAATGGTAAGAAACCTGGTTCCTCAAATGATGCAGCACAAAAACTGAAACGCTTCTTCCATTGgccaaaaattaagaaaagagaTAGTAAGAGAGTCAAGATATTGGTGGATCAAAGTTCTGCTAGTAATTCAGATGTGGCACCAGTTACTCTACGAGAAAGGTACTCAAAGCCCTCATCACTTCCGAACCACAAAAGGACTCTCTCTGCTAGTAGTAACCTTCCAAGTCCGACAGCAAAGAAGAAATTTGCTTCAGGACTAGTAAACGGTGTCATGCAGGCCATACCACATCTTAGCCTCCCTCGTAGATCATCTCGTGCAAGTTCATTCTCAATTTCATCACTGTCTTCACGCAGTTCTATGGACAAACAAAAAGCAATTGTAACTGACACTGAGCTTGCTGGACCTTCTTGTTCTCATCAATCAGAGGGTGCACCATCAGACTCGATACACAAACAAAGCGCAGGACATAAAAGGTTGGTGAACCAATATTTGTGTTTTGGTGCTTCAGGACGACCTGTCAAGGCTCCTTCAACTGGTATGCAGCCATATGACATCCATGAGCGGTCTGCCCTATCCGCAGCTTGACAATGCTGGTTCTAAAAGGCGAAAAGAAGTACATGTGATGGCCTATATGCATGGACTTCAACAGTTTGCAGGTGAGTGAGCTCCTTTCCTGATAATTTTCATGGTCGATGTGTCCGCATGAGCTACTAACATATGAAATATTTCTCTGAATTAGTCCTTTTTATTGGAGAAGAAAATGTAAATATGTTTGTAGCTGTAACAAAATGACTTTGTTTCTGTACCTACTTGAGTAGTTGGATGTAATAAGAAACTTCCTCTTCAGCTGGTTGAACAAATTTCTCTACAAATTTGAGTCTTGAATAAGGTAATGTAGAAGGTTCATATTTGCCCGTGAAATATGCGAAATGATTTCCCTATAATAGTTAGGGTCAATCATGTCCTTACTGTTATAAAAATGACTAATTTTGCCAAACGGCTGATTGTTAGAGACTAATTAATCTCTAATTACTGTGTAAACAACAACATTATACCCAATATTATCCCAGATCATCGACTCAAGTTGATAAAAATGCTAATATTGCGgttggaagaaaagaaagaaaaagaagattgaTTCTCTTATTACATAAGAGAGTTTACGCTGAAGCAGTCACGTCTTCACATTAAATTTGCgcaaacaaaaagtaattaacaacttaaatatt
Protein-coding regions in this window:
- the LOC125858486 gene encoding uncharacterized protein LOC125858486, yielding MPPTYLPLRWESTGDQWWYASPIDWAAANGHYDLVRELLRLDGNHLIKLTSLRRIRRLESVWDDEEQFDDVARCRLQVARKLHLECETKKGKNSLLTAGYGGWLLYTAASAGDLDFVRELLEKDPLLVFGEGEYGVTDILYAAARSKNCDVFKVLFDFAMSPRFIARGGRGLEEQIGEIPSAYKWEMMNRAIHAAARGGNLMILKELLVDCSDDILAYRDIQGATLLHTAAGKGQVEVVKYLLKSSDIIDSIDNQGNTALHVAACRGQLAVVEALIVASPLLIHSKNNAGETFLHVAISGFQTPYFRRLDHQIDLMKQLVCGKIPNVEEIVNAENNDGRTALHLAVIGNIHSELVELLMTVRYINVNTRDKDGMTPLDILKQRPRSASSELLTKQLISAGGIFSHHDYSARRVVASHLKMQNINSSPGTSFRISDTEIFLYTGIEHASDGSRNAELSHPCTSPDTFCSTNGKKPGSSNDAAQKLKRFFHWPKIKKRDSKRVKILVDQSSASNSDVAPVTLRERYSKPSSLPNHKRTLSASSNLPSPTAKKKFASGLVNGVMQAIPHLSLPRRSSRASSFSISSLSSRSSMDKQKAIVTDTELAGPSCSHQSEGAPSDSIHKQSAGHKRLVNQYLCFGASGRPVKAPSTGMQPYDIHERSALSAA